In Longimicrobium sp., one genomic interval encodes:
- a CDS encoding DUF4276 family protein has protein sequence MREIRLYIEGAPELRRGFRGFLAGLEENARRRKCRWEIVLCGSRSSTYDAFQFALRTHPKALNILLVDAEWPVIKTPREHLSAPKGDAWDLSAVADEQCHLMTQAMEAWFLADIDALRKYYGQGFQAGALPGREKVEEIPKVDLAPSLENATRRTQKGKYDKIRHAPQILERLDPGKVRDRASHCERLFITIEQQLSTEGA, from the coding sequence GTGAGGGAGATCCGCCTCTACATCGAAGGTGCCCCAGAGCTACGAAGAGGATTTCGTGGTTTCTTAGCGGGACTCGAAGAGAACGCCAGGCGCCGCAAATGCCGATGGGAAATCGTGCTGTGCGGCTCGCGATCCAGCACGTATGACGCTTTCCAATTCGCCCTGCGTACCCACCCGAAAGCACTGAACATCCTGCTTGTAGACGCGGAGTGGCCCGTCATCAAGACACCTCGGGAGCATCTCTCCGCGCCAAAAGGCGATGCATGGGATCTATCAGCAGTGGCTGACGAACAGTGCCATCTAATGACCCAGGCCATGGAGGCCTGGTTCCTGGCGGATATCGATGCGCTCCGAAAGTACTACGGCCAAGGGTTCCAGGCCGGTGCGCTCCCGGGACGTGAAAAGGTAGAAGAAATTCCCAAGGTAGACTTAGCTCCATCGCTTGAGAATGCGACGCGCAGAACACAGAAAGGGAAATACGACAAGATCCGGCACGCCCCACAAATCCTTGAGCGGCTGGACCCAGGCAAGGTGCGCGACCGGGCGTCTCACTGCGAGCGGCTGTTTATAACGATTGAGCAACAACTTTCGACGGAGGGCGCTTGA
- a CDS encoding AAA family ATPase — protein MEGKRLIQRLTLRNFLSYGSEGASIDLLPLNVLIGPNASGKSNLLEALSVLRATASDLPAWLRSGGGVEEYIWKGGGSDAVASIEALVDYPGLSNPLRYALGFSQIRHRPRVVEESIDYNRSFVFTDEGMLPQVFYSLRDGQAVIHRRAPGGDEWSDAYEREIPLKDLAADRSILSQRKDPELYPELTYLAERFDEISVIQEWTFGRRARVRAPQPADLPTDFLLPDASNLVLVLHELMQRSQTEERLIEYLRVFYQSAQRVRTRIQGGTVELYIDEGRDDFVPASRLSDGTLRYLSLLTILLHPSPPPLVCFEEPELGLHPDILPTIAELLREASKRTQLVVTTHSEALVSALADAPEAIVVCEPSSDGTQLRRLDRDALVEWLNRYSLGELWRMGEIGGTRW, from the coding sequence ATGGAAGGCAAGCGACTGATCCAGCGATTGACCTTGCGTAACTTCCTCTCGTACGGGAGCGAAGGTGCCTCGATCGATCTGCTGCCGCTGAACGTGCTGATTGGTCCCAATGCCTCTGGAAAGTCCAACTTGCTTGAGGCGCTGTCAGTCCTGCGCGCCACCGCGTCGGATCTGCCGGCCTGGCTACGCAGCGGTGGCGGCGTCGAGGAATACATCTGGAAGGGCGGAGGTTCTGATGCAGTGGCATCAATAGAGGCGCTTGTGGACTACCCCGGTCTCAGCAATCCATTGCGTTATGCTCTGGGTTTTTCGCAGATCCGCCATCGTCCACGAGTGGTCGAGGAATCCATCGATTACAACCGTTCTTTCGTATTCACAGATGAAGGGATGCTGCCGCAGGTCTTTTATTCGCTCCGCGATGGACAGGCCGTGATCCACCGACGCGCGCCCGGAGGGGATGAATGGAGTGATGCTTACGAGCGCGAGATACCTCTCAAAGATTTGGCCGCCGATCGATCCATCCTTTCACAGCGCAAAGATCCAGAGCTATATCCTGAACTGACCTATCTTGCAGAGCGCTTTGACGAGATCTCGGTAATCCAAGAGTGGACGTTTGGGCGTCGTGCCCGGGTGCGGGCTCCCCAACCGGCAGATCTCCCAACCGATTTCCTTCTACCGGATGCAAGCAATCTTGTGCTTGTGCTGCACGAACTGATGCAACGGTCCCAGACGGAAGAAAGGTTGATCGAGTACCTCCGCGTCTTCTACCAGTCGGCACAGCGGGTACGGACGAGAATTCAGGGTGGGACGGTGGAACTCTACATTGACGAAGGACGGGACGATTTTGTCCCCGCATCTCGGCTTTCGGACGGCACGCTGCGATACCTGAGCCTTCTGACGATTCTGCTGCATCCATCTCCGCCGCCGCTCGTCTGCTTTGAGGAGCCGGAGCTCGGGTTGCATCCGGATATTCTTCCCACGATCGCGGAGTTGCTCCGGGAGGCATCCAAACGTACGCAACTCGTCGTCACCACCCACTCCGAGGCTCTAGTTTCGGCACTGGCGGACGCTCCGGAAGCAATTGTCGTCTGCGAACCGAGCAGCGACGGCACCCAACTACGGCGGCTCGATCGTGACGCATTGGTTGAATGGCTAAACCGATACTCCTTGGGTGAGCTCTGGCGGATGGGCGAGATCGGGGGAACGCGGTGGTGA
- a CDS encoding amidohydrolase family protein produces the protein MTGGIRRPARIDVHAHLAGVGTEASGCWTSDALRKRLTFRVLRWMLGVTAAQLESSFDAEWAAGLARRVRASEVDFAVALGFDGVYDGRGELDRALSQMIVPPSFVFEACRRHPELLPGPSVNPHRKDARERLEECVEGGAVLIKWLPATQRIDPADPAHGWFYRRLAETGIPLLVHSGGSENTFAQVDARLKDLRLLERPLREGVTVIVAHTAAPVLYARDEDQVPLLKEWMGEFPRLWVDNSGISNLSRFPHLPKFARDPLLVGRTLHGSDFPVPTNSFYYVRELGARRVRSLESEKNPLQRDVAIKRALGYPDEVLTRACSVLPNLERWVRQENPARNM, from the coding sequence GTGACGGGGGGGATCCGCCGGCCGGCGCGGATCGACGTGCACGCGCACCTGGCGGGGGTGGGCACGGAGGCGTCCGGCTGCTGGACGTCGGACGCGCTCCGCAAGCGGCTCACCTTCCGGGTGCTGCGCTGGATGCTGGGGGTGACGGCCGCGCAGCTGGAGAGCAGCTTCGACGCGGAGTGGGCGGCGGGGCTCGCGCGGCGGGTGCGCGCCAGCGAGGTGGACTTCGCGGTGGCGCTCGGGTTCGACGGCGTGTACGACGGGCGCGGCGAGCTGGACCGGGCGCTCTCGCAGATGATCGTCCCCCCGTCGTTCGTCTTCGAGGCCTGCCGCCGACACCCGGAGCTGCTCCCCGGACCGTCGGTCAATCCGCACCGGAAGGACGCGCGCGAGCGGCTGGAGGAGTGCGTGGAGGGCGGGGCGGTGCTGATCAAGTGGCTCCCGGCCACGCAGCGCATCGACCCGGCGGACCCGGCGCACGGGTGGTTCTACCGGCGGCTGGCGGAGACGGGGATCCCGCTGCTGGTGCACTCGGGCGGGAGCGAGAACACCTTCGCGCAGGTGGACGCGCGGCTCAAGGACCTGCGCCTGCTGGAGCGCCCGCTGCGCGAGGGGGTGACGGTGATCGTGGCCCACACGGCCGCGCCCGTGCTCTACGCCCGCGACGAGGACCAGGTGCCGCTGCTCAAGGAGTGGATGGGCGAGTTCCCGCGGCTGTGGGTGGACAACTCGGGGATCAGCAACCTGTCGCGCTTCCCGCACCTGCCGAAGTTCGCGCGGGACCCGCTGCTGGTGGGGCGCACGCTGCACGGCAGCGACTTCCCCGTCCCCACCAACTCCTTCTACTACGTGCGCGAGCTGGGGGCGCGGCGGGTGCGCTCGCTGGAGAGCGAGAAGAACCCGCTGCAGCGCGACGTCGCCATCAAGCGCGCCCTCGGCTACCCCGACGAGGTGCTCACGCGCGCCTGCTCGGTGCTGCCGAACCTGGAGCGGTGGGTGCGGCAGGAGAACCCCGCACGCAATATGTAA
- a CDS encoding alpha/beta fold hydrolase yields the protein MTALARRLERWLAAAGARLETVRYARPEAGGEVSGFRLVPPDPRGRVVAAHGAGNDALFPQVALFKALLRQGFEVFAFDVDGHGTASTTTFSVPAVETALPAAVAEAERGRPELPLLLQGHSFGGSLVLHALAAGAVPHASGAVVVSAPTFLTIDTGAALAELRNFLRPATLAQREHYGLWGLVPAFGPVRRGAYPFRRTGPAGGPFGYVAAVQSLLARLDLERRAPEVRAPVLLVYGTRDRLVPLAQGERLAARLPHAELLRIAGGSHWSTLLASEAVEAAAGWMAARRAVPA from the coding sequence ATGACGGCTCTCGCGCGACGGCTGGAGCGCTGGCTGGCGGCGGCCGGGGCGCGGCTGGAGACGGTCCGCTACGCGCGCCCCGAGGCGGGCGGCGAGGTCTCGGGCTTCCGCCTGGTCCCGCCCGACCCGCGCGGCCGCGTCGTCGCAGCGCACGGGGCGGGGAACGACGCGCTCTTCCCGCAGGTCGCGCTCTTCAAGGCGCTCCTCCGCCAGGGCTTCGAGGTCTTCGCCTTCGACGTGGACGGCCACGGCACCGCGAGCACCACGACCTTCTCCGTCCCCGCCGTGGAGACGGCGCTCCCCGCCGCGGTGGCCGAGGCGGAGCGGGGGCGGCCGGAGCTTCCCCTCCTCCTGCAGGGGCACAGCTTCGGCGGGTCGCTGGTGCTGCACGCGCTGGCCGCGGGCGCCGTCCCCCACGCGTCCGGCGCCGTCGTGGTCTCCGCGCCGACCTTCCTCACCATCGACACGGGGGCCGCGCTGGCGGAGCTGCGCAACTTCCTGCGGCCGGCGACGCTGGCGCAGCGCGAGCACTACGGGCTGTGGGGGCTGGTCCCCGCCTTCGGCCCGGTGAGGCGGGGCGCCTACCCGTTCCGGCGCACGGGGCCGGCGGGGGGCCCGTTCGGCTACGTGGCCGCCGTGCAGTCGCTGCTGGCGCGGCTGGACCTGGAGCGCCGGGCGCCGGAGGTGCGCGCGCCGGTGCTGCTGGTCTACGGCACGCGCGACCGGCTGGTGCCCCTGGCGCAGGGCGAGCGGCTGGCGGCGCGGCTCCCCCACGCGGAGCTGCTGCGGATCGCGGGGGGGTCGCACTGGAGCACGCTGCTGGCGTCGGAGGCGGTGGAGGCGGCGGCGGGGTGGATGGCGGCGCGCCGGGCGGTGCCGGCGTGA
- a CDS encoding NAD(P)/FAD-dependent oxidoreductase yields MATRILRVPHVVIVGGGFGGLAAARALRRAPVTLTLVDRRNHHVFQPLLYQVATAALSPADISAPIRNVLRRQRNAEVLMAEVTDVDRERRQVVFADGKRLDYDYLVIATGATHAYFGHPEWEPLAPGLKTLEDATEIRRRFLLAFEAAEQEEDPAERRALLTFVVVGAGPTGVEMAGAMAEIARHSMTRDFRHIDPGASRIVLVEGGPRILPAYHEELSAYAKRALEEIGVEVRTGAVVTGIAAEGVMIGDECLRTRNVVWAAGVTASPLGKKLGVETDRVGRVKVEPDLSIPGHPEIFVIGDLALLGDEKGKPLPGVAPVANQQGAHAAKNIVATIVGRRRRPFRYRDKGSMATIGRSAAIVESAGVRFSGFIAWLAWLFIHIFFLIGFRNRLVVMIQWAWSYLTWQRGARLITGEVGPDLAPPGLPIGAPRQEHASRRDAVEAEAMGSGAPADAEQRGWMSGDRDQAAAAPGGR; encoded by the coding sequence ATGGCGACCAGGATCTTGCGGGTTCCCCACGTGGTGATCGTCGGGGGCGGGTTCGGGGGGCTGGCGGCGGCGCGGGCGCTGCGGCGGGCGCCGGTGACGCTCACGCTGGTCGACCGGCGCAACCACCACGTCTTCCAGCCCCTCCTCTACCAGGTGGCCACCGCCGCCCTCTCCCCCGCCGACATCTCGGCGCCGATCCGCAACGTCTTGCGCCGGCAGCGCAACGCCGAGGTGCTGATGGCCGAGGTGACCGACGTGGACCGCGAGCGGCGGCAGGTCGTGTTCGCCGACGGGAAGCGGCTCGACTACGACTACCTGGTGATCGCCACCGGGGCCACGCACGCCTACTTCGGCCACCCCGAGTGGGAGCCGCTGGCGCCGGGGCTCAAGACGCTCGAGGACGCCACCGAGATCCGCCGCCGCTTCCTGCTGGCCTTCGAGGCCGCCGAGCAGGAGGAGGACCCCGCCGAGCGGCGCGCGCTGCTCACCTTCGTGGTGGTGGGCGCCGGGCCCACGGGGGTGGAGATGGCCGGCGCCATGGCCGAGATCGCCCGCCACTCCATGACGCGCGACTTCCGCCACATCGACCCCGGCGCCTCGCGCATCGTGCTGGTGGAGGGCGGCCCCCGCATCCTCCCCGCCTACCACGAGGAGCTCTCGGCCTACGCGAAGCGCGCGCTGGAGGAGATCGGGGTGGAGGTGCGCACCGGCGCGGTGGTCACCGGCATCGCCGCGGAGGGGGTGATGATCGGCGACGAGTGCCTCCGCACGCGCAACGTCGTCTGGGCGGCCGGGGTGACCGCGTCGCCGCTGGGGAAGAAGCTGGGGGTGGAGACGGACCGCGTGGGCCGCGTGAAGGTGGAGCCCGACCTCTCCATCCCCGGGCACCCGGAGATCTTCGTGATCGGCGACCTGGCGCTGCTCGGCGACGAGAAGGGGAAGCCGCTCCCCGGGGTGGCACCCGTCGCCAACCAGCAGGGCGCCCACGCGGCGAAGAACATCGTCGCCACGATCGTGGGCCGGCGGCGGCGCCCCTTCCGCTACCGCGACAAGGGGAGCATGGCGACGATCGGCCGCAGCGCCGCGATCGTGGAGTCGGCGGGGGTGCGGTTCAGCGGGTTCATCGCGTGGCTGGCCTGGCTCTTCATCCACATCTTCTTCCTGATCGGCTTCCGCAACCGCCTGGTGGTGATGATCCAGTGGGCGTGGAGCTACCTCACCTGGCAGCGCGGCGCCCGCCTGATCACCGGCGAGGTGGGCCCCGACCTGGCGCCGCCGGGGCTGCCGATCGGCGCGCCGCGGCAGGAGCACGCCAGCCGGCGCGACGCGGTGGAGGCGGAGGCGATGGGCAGCGGCGCCCCCGCGGACGCCGAGCAGCGCGGGTGGATGTCGGGCGACCGCGACCAGGCCGCCGCCGCGCCCGGGGGGCGATGA